ACCTTGCCCCTGCCAGCAGAGATGGCGGTGGTGAGCCCGACGGCAAACTGGCTGTACGAGACCTCTTCGAAACAAGTCCACACTCTGCATTGAGAAGATACTGACACGTTCCACAGCAAGCCATCAAGGAGGACTTTGGCTCCTTCGACACCCTGCGCAAGCAGATCAACACCTCCCTGGCCGGAATTCAGGGTAGCGGTTGGGCCTGGCTGGTCAAGGACAAGACCAGCGGCACCCTCGGCGTCGTCACTCGCGCGAACCAGGACCCCGTTACCGGCAACCTCGAGCCTCTTCTCGGCATCGATGCTTGGGAGCACGCCTACTACCTGCAGTACCAGAACCGCAAGGCCGAGTACTTTGACGCCATCTGGAACGTTGTCAACTGGAAGACTGTAGCCAAGCGCTTCGAGAAATAAGCAAACAAGGGACACATGTACGATATGCAACTGCTGATACCTAACAAAAATTTACCGTGTTTGACCAATGCCAGCCTGTTGGACGACAACGTGCCAGGCTGTGACAGCCATCTCAACCTCAAACGTTAGACATTCTAGGATGAAATTAACAAGTTTTGTAACTATGGTACTAATGGCAGCACTACGGCCTTGACCGACAGAAACAAGTCCCAAACTCCTCGCTCTATTCAACAATGGTTCGACGCCATCTCATGGTATTGGGAGGAACCCCATATCTGCCCACTTGCTGCCATCAAAGTGGACATGCTTCAGCTGCCGGTTCGCTTGGAAGAAGCAATGACTGAGGTCATGCGATGCTTCCAGAGGCACCTCCGGAATCTTTGCCGACGCAGCTGTGACGCAGGCGATATGTGTTGGATTGTCAGCACCATCGAAGACGGAATCCGACTCTGGCCCTTTCCACCCTGTCGTGTCGTCCTCATACACGTAGGATATCTTGCCAGTCTTGGAGTCCTGGTACAGGACCCATGTGTTGAGGGCCTCTGATTTTTGGCCGCCAGAATCAAGCCGAGCTACCGCGAAGCCAGCCATGGTAAAGTTCGAGTCGACAGTCACCGGTAGCTGGCCCGTCGAGGTGAGCTGCTGGCCACCAGATGATCGATCATAGTTTTGTAGATGACCGTCGGTGCTACGGTATATGATGCGTGCGCTTGATGCGGATGTCAGGTCTCCAGCTGAGTGGATTACTTCTCGAGGAAGAATCACCAGTGCCGAGCCCGGAGACGCCGTGACCCCAACTATCTTGGGCTCTTGGAACCTGGGCGACTTGTAATCGAAAAAAACCTCCATGACGTCTCCGTTGCTTGCCTGGATAATGGTGGACGGCCAGTATGATGCCATCTGTGTTCCCGTGTTGCTGATGGTGTAACCTGCCTCATTGACGCTGTCTGTCAGACCCCCTCTCGAGAAACCTTCACGCCAATTGACGCCGAGAATCTTGTCTGGCGATCCAAGATAGAACACTTCGGACTGCGGGATTACAGGCAAGGGCTTCACAAGACGTCTTTAGTGAAAGGTCCACCGACGAAGAAAGGGTAAATACGAACCTCATCGGGCTTGGTCCATAGCTGACCGGCGCCGAAAGGAGAGCCCACTTTGGGGGCCGCCCCAGCTTCCATCGGGGGAGTCCAGGCTTGATAGATGGTCATGTATTGAGACCGTCTCAATGAACCGTCTGCGCCCTGGAAGAAGACTTGCAGGGTGATGTCGGAATCGTATCGCCATCCGACAGCAGATACAGCCGAGTTCTGCATAATCTTAGTAGCGCTCGTCGATGGCGCATCGCCGTTTACCGATCCCGGACCACCCGTTTGTGATTGTGCGCTCCGGTTCACCGTCACCCTCCATGCAGCCACGCCGCCGATGACACCTCCAAGAACCAAAACGACTAGAGCCACCGTGATTGCGATACACCACGGGAATCGCCGACCCGGCCGCTGATCTCTCTGTCCTCCAACATGGCTTTCAGGGGCTTGCGAGGAGTAGCCATTGTCCAACGTCTTGTGCTCACTGTAGCCCGAGCCGTTTTGTGAGGAAGATTGCCAGTGACTTGCTCCATTGGCGATAGCTATAGGAGTGTTGTCGTAGTGTGTGCTTACTTCAAGCCCTGGTTGAACAGCCTCGGCTGGACGGTTCATGGTGAGCGGCTTGTGAGGGAGGAGTTTCCTTTGTTCCAGTTCAGAACGAGCGTAGGGGAGTACGAGATGACAAAAACACCAAAGTTTCAAGAGTTCAAGAGAACGAGTGAGAGTGTTTCGTGGATCTCTTGCCGTATGTATACCTGGGCTTACACCCGACCCCACGCTAAGGCGAGGCTTTTACTCACTTCGCTTCATCTTGTTTCAATACTTTCCAAATCTACGGGAGACCATCCAAGGGCTCTAAAGTCTCGTGTCCTTCTTACCCACTCTGGAGGCTACCTACTTTGAGGACCGAATCGGCCCCCAGGTTCGACGTCAGAACACGAGCCAAGATCTGCGACTGTGCCTTCTCGCCCGCTGGAGGAGCAATGCCAGGTGACAGCCGACATCGAGATGCCCACTGCTCCATTGATGTCCAAGGTGGCCTCGTCAGAATTTTCCCCCGTCCAATGATAGGGTCTTTATTGACGCGTAGGATTCTCAAGTTCACCTCAGACTGGATAACAGACATGAATTTGGCAATCATCAGGCTCCATACACTCTATGAGACTTGGAAGACGTTGACGCCAAGGAGGCGGCACAGCAGGGTCTCTAATTGCGGCCTCTGGTATCCTGCAGCTAATAGGGCTGGGCTGACTGATGTGACGATTCAT
The window above is part of the Colletotrichum lupini chromosome 9, complete sequence genome. Proteins encoded here:
- a CDS encoding iron/manganese superoxide dismutase — its product is MSSTLLRTAPVLRTALRAGAAKPAAAALASTSFVRGKATLPDISYDYGALEPYISAQIMELHHSKHHQTYVNGLNTALETVEDANAKGDYAKAAAQAPLINFHGGGHVNHSLFWENLAPASRDGGGEPDGKLAQAIKEDFGSFDTLRKQINTSLAGIQGSGWAWLVKDKTSGTLGVVTRANQDPVTGNLEPLLGIDAWEHAYYLQYQNRKAEYFDAIWNVVNWKTVAKRFEK